The nucleotide window GACCCCCAGCGCGGTCACTCATTCGAATCACCGCCGAGTTCCGCGTTCGGGGTCGCCGTCGACCCGATAGCCCGAGAGGAGCGAATCCGGCGTCGTTCTGAGGAGCGCGAACGCGACGAGCAGCGCGCTGAGGCACATGACGCCGATCCCGCCCGCGACGACGCTCGCGGCGACCCGCGGGGTCAATAGCGGCGTGATTCGAACCCCGTAGAGCACCAGCAATCCCGCCTCGGCGAGCAGCGACACCGCCACCACGGCGACGACCAACGCGAGTATCGTCGCGACCGTCCCGACGGTGATCGCGTCGAGGAGGACGAGCGACAGGATTCGGAGCGGCGACGCGCCGGTCGCGCGATGGACGCCGACCACCTGCCGCCGCGAGTGGACCGTGTAGGCGACCGTCGCCGTGGTACTCCCGACGGTCATCACCCCCGCCAAGCAGACGAATACGCCGATGAGCAGGTTGAGGTCGCCGAACGCGGTCGTGATGGCTCGACTGATTCCCGTTCCGCCGCTCCGACCGCTGTTCGCCAACGCGCTGACGACCCTGTCGTCGCCGACGACGCGGTAGTTCGTCCGCGCGATGGTCCGCCCATCCACCGCCGCGGTGACGGCGTACGACCCCGGCGAGCGACGGTCGAGTTGCGGCGTGACGGTCCGTTGCTCGCCCGGACCCAGCGTCAGGTTTCGAGTGAATCGCTGACTTCCCGAGACCACCGCCACGCGCCGCGATATCGTCTCGTTCCACGGGTTGGAGACGGCCAGTCGCGCCGTCGGCCGCCCGAGGAGCGTCGGCCGGTCCGGTTGGACTTGCAGTCGCCCGACCGGCAACCGGGACGCGCTTCGTGAAACCCGAACGGTCGTCGTCGCGCTTCGGTCCCCGGCCGTGGCGCGAATCGTGGCGGGGCCGGAATCGCCGAGGTGGACCCGGACGGTACCGTTCGGTCCGGTTTTCATCCCCCCGCGCTTCCGCCGGAAACGGTCGCGTTCGTCACCGGGTTTCCACTCACGTCCACGACGCGCACGAGTGGATCGGTGTTCGGCGGTGCGCGGTCGGGAAGACCCCGAATTTCGATCGCGTCGCCGGAGACGACGCGAACCGTGCGGCGTTGTCCCGCGACGGAAATCCGTTCGGTGCCGAGTCGTCCCGCCGGAAGGCGGACGAGGACCTCTCGCTGTGCGCCGCCGTCGAGCGAGACGGTGGTCGTGCGGTTTCGGTCGCCGACGCGAACCGAAACTGCACGACTCGCCTGCGACGAGCCGATATTTTGCAGTTGCAGACGGATCGGAATCGAGGCGTTCTGCCGTACTTGCGCCGGTGCGGAGACGCCGACGACGGCGATACCGTCGCTGGCGTTTCCGTTGCTCGCCGACGTTCCGGTTCCTTCGAGTCGGGTCGCGGTTCGAACCATCTGCACGTTCCCCGGTCGGACGTTCGCCAGATGTCGCGCCGTCGGGAGCGAGACGAGCAGTTGGTCGGTCGTACGGCCCGGGTGCGGCGTACTCGCCGACGATTTTCACCCTGTCGAGGCCGGGCGTCGTGCTCCCGCCGAGCGTCACGGAATCGTTCGTGGAGAGGCCGAGCGTCCGCGCGAGGTCGGTTCCGACGACCGCCTCGTCCGGACCGTGCGGCCGACGCCCTCGAACGAGCGTGGCATCGGAGACGTTCGCGAACGACCCGAACCGGACGCCGCGGACGACCATCGGGTGGCCGTTGTGGACGTCGAGCGCGAGGATTTCGGGGCTGGCTTCCGTGCCACGACGGTCTATCGCAGCGGCGTACCCCGCCGGAACTCGACTGGCGATCGGATTGGAGACGCCGGGGTCCGTGACCGTCGATCCGCCGGGATGGACGAGGGGCGTGACGACGCCGGTTATCGACGCCACGAGGATGACGACGGTCGCGAACGCCGCAAGCGGGACGACGCTGGGGAGGAGCACCCGCCAATCGAGCAGCGACAGGGGTCGCGCTCGGGAGAGGAAGCCGCGGAGTCGCGCGTTCACCCCGTCGTTCGACGAACGACGCCGCGATGCGGACGGGACCGGCGAATCCCGGGTGACCTTCCACGCGGCGACGACGCCAGCAATCGCCCCGACAGCGACGGTGGCGGCGTACAGCGGCAGGAGGATCGTCACCGCGCGTGGCGTCACGCGAATCGCCAGCGAGGTCGGGACGCCCAGATAGATGGCCGCGTTGACGACGACGTCGTCGCGACGACGCCGACGGCGTAGCCGAGGGCGGTTCCGGCGGCGGTGATCGCTCCCGCTCGGAGACCGTACAGACGAACGATGCGTCGGGCCTCGCCGCCGGTCGCGCGGATGACGCGGATCGCTCGCCGTCTGTCCTCGGTGTGCATCCGCGTCACGCCGTAGACCGTGACCCCGACGAGGACGCTGGTTCCGGCGGCCGTGATGGCGAGGACGGTGAGCACCTGCCGAATCCCGGCGAGGAAGAACGGGAGCGCCGACCGGAGCGGGACGGTTCCCGAAACAGCGCCGCTCGCACCCCCCGACCCGGATGGTTCGACGACGAACGCGCCGGTTCGACCGAGGTCGGAGACGACCGATTCGTGTGCCACGTACCAGTACGGCGGGAGGACGGCGTTCTCGCTGTGTCGCGGGTGAACGCGGACCGTCTCGCCACCCTGCGACCCCTCGACGTGCCGCGTGGTTTCCGACGCGACGCGACCGCTACTCACCCCGGAATCCGGCGGACAGGGGACCGAATACTGGGTCCCTTGTCGGAATTTCGTCGCCTGACGACACGACACGCCGACGACGAACGTCGAAGTTCCGTCCGGTTTCGTCACCGACGCGACGGGGAGTACGAGCGCGTCACCATCGGCGTGGGTTCGGGCCGCCCCCACCGAATCGTAGTACGTCGCGTGGCCCCCGGCGTCGTACTCCTTCGCTATCGAAGTCGTTTGGGTACCCGCGGCGAGGACGACCAACGTGACTCCGGTGAGGAACGCCACGGTCACGATGACGACGAGGACCGCGAGCGCGTCCCGCCGCGTCCATCGCGTCAGCAGAAGGCGTCGATATCCCACGGGTTATCCTCGCGCTCCCTTGTTCGACGCATCTCCCGATCCGTTCGGCGGGGTGACCCAAAGGTGGGTCTCCTGTGCCGCGTTGTCCGCCGTCGGCGTCGCCGGTACCCGGTTTTCGTAGAGCAGGAAGGCGATTCGACGGTGGTTCCCGGTCACCGACGGCGGAACGGTGTACGAGGTTCGTTTCCGTTTGCCGTCGTTCAGCGTCACGTGAAATCTGGTGAGCGGTGTTCGCTCCGTCACCGTCGTCGGTCGTCCGCCGCGACCCGCTGGCGCTGGACGACGACCGTGTACCGGACGCGGTGATTCTCGTGGTTGTCGATGCCGACGAGGAGATTCCTGCTCCCGCCGTCCGCGGCGACCGTCTCGGACCCGTTCTTCGTGAGCAACGACATCGACGTGTACGACTCGGTGTGGCCGAGTCCGCCGAGCGCGACGCCGACGCTGACGACGGACGCGAGTATCAGGACGACCAGCACGACGTTCAGGGCACCGTCGAGTCGGGTTTCGGGCGCTCGAATTCCCGTCAGTCCGTCCCGGAAGCGGCGCGGCGCGATTCCGTCCCGCTCGGGGTCCACCGTCCGGCGACGAATCGCGGCGACGGCGGATGCGACGATTGTGAACGCACACGTGGAGAACAGCACCGGGACCGCTCGGATTCCCATGCCGCCGTAATCCAGCGCCAGCGCGAGCGCCGCGACGACGAGCACGCTCGTTCCGACGGCGAACGCGAACCGTTCGACACTGCCGAAACGTTCGTCGCCGGTCGTCGGTTCCGGAAACAGCGCTTCGATGGTCGCATAGCCGGGCAGAAAGAGGAGGAGCGGGAGCGTCACGACGAGTCGAATCGGCCCTGCACCGAGAAGCGGGACGAAGGGCGCGGCGGCGGCGACGACGGACAGCACGTCCACGAAAACGAGGTCGAGTGGAGGACGGAGGACTCGGCGTGGACCGGACGTGTCACTCATTCTACCGGGTTGACTACAGCCACCGTCAAGTAATCTTCTGAAAATCAGACATTTTTTCGTGCGGAGAGGGCAAATCGTTAGCCGGGACGTGGTCTGGTTCGACGTGATCGGGCGGCGAATTCGAACGGTCGTTACCCCGCACGTCGTGCTGTCCGTGTCACTCGTTCATCGGTTCGACGCCCGCGAACTCGAATCGTGCGCCCCCGTCGTCCGCCGCCACGAGCGAAACCTCCCACCCGTGCGCTTCGGCGATCTGTCGGACGATGGTCAACCCGAGGCCGGTTCCTGATTCGGCGGTGGAGTAACCCGACTCGAACACCGTTTTGCGCGCCGCTTGCGGGATTCCCGGTCCGTCGTCCTCGACGAAGAACCCGGCAGCAGCGTCGCCCGTCGCCGTTTTCTGCCGAAGACCGCCGTCCTCGACGACGCCGGTGAGTTCTCCGACGCGAATCGTCACGTCGGGCCGTCCGTGGTCGAGAGCGTTGCGGAACAGGTTTTCGAGCAACTGCTGGAGTCGACTCGCGTCGGCGTTGATGATCGAATTCCACGAGGAATCGAGCGTCGCGGGACCCGTTTCGACCGAGGCCCACGCGTTCGTGGCGACGGTCTCCCCCGAAATCGGTCTCGTCTCGTTCACCGTCCGTCCCTGCCGTGCCAACGTCAACACGTCCTTGACGATGTTGGCCATCCGTTCGTGAGCGCGTTCGACACGGGTGAGATGTTCCCGCTTCCCGGTCGAGCGGTACATATCGAGATAGCCCTGCGCGACGTTCAGGGGGTTTCGGACAGGTCGTGGGAGACCACGCTGGCGAACTCCTCCAGCCGCTCGTTTTGGCGCTCCAACTCCCGTTGGTGGGCCGTCCGCTCGTCCTCCCGTTCCGCCCTGTCGAGGGCCGCGGCGGTGTTCGCGGCCAGGAGTTGGGCGTGATACACGTCGAAATCGTCCAGTCGCTCCGCGGCGAAGGACATCACGCCGCGGGCACCGAGCGGAACGAGCGCTTCCGATTCGACATCGCCGTGGTGAAGCTTTCGAACGACCGTCTCGTTCGCTTCGAACGCGTCCGCTATCGCCTCCCGGTCGGCTTCCGGAACGGATTCCCCGTACGCCGCCCGGTGTTGTTCGGTTCGTGCGACCAATCGGACCGTCGAATCCTCGCAGTCCCAGATGGCGGTTACGGGAAGGTCGAGCACGTCCCGAGCCACGCGAACCGCGATTTCGCTCACCGCGGCGCTCGTCTCGGCCTGCATGAGGGTCCGGGTCGCGTTGTGAAGCGCTTCGAGCGTCGCCTCCCGGTTCTTCCGCTCGGTCACGTCACGGAGGTACACCGAGACCCCGTTCGAGGACGGATACACGTTCACCTCGAACCAGCTATCGAACGGCTCGAAGTGCTCCTCGAACGTCATCGGTTCCTGCACTCGCATGGCTTCGTGGTTGTCGTCGTAGAACCGTGTCTCGACGGCCTCGGGGAACACGTCCCAGACGACCTCGCCGATGATTTCCGGCGCGGTCCGGTTCATGATTTCCTCGGCCTGCTCGTTGACGTACGTGAACCGCCACTCCTCGTCGAACGCGAGGAAGGCGTCGGTCATCCGGGAGAGGATTTCGTCGCGTTCCTCCTTCATCCGGACCTGTTCGGTCACGTCACGGGAGTTCAGCACTAACCCCTTGACGGAAGTCGTATGGAGGTGGTTCTCGCCGGTCGTTTCGAGATAGCGCCACGACCCATCCGCGTGCCGGAAACGGTAGGTGAGGGTAGGGGTGACCTCGGGGTTCTCGATGGCGCGGAAAAACGTCTCCGCGGCGTGTACCTTGTCGTCGGGATGGATGTACTCGAAGGCGACGTCGCGACGAGTTCGTCCTGATCGTAGCCGAGTCGTTCGACGGCGGGGCTCTCGTACACGATGGTTCCTGTCTCGTCGAGGAGCGTGACGATATCCCGCGAATGGTCGATGAGCGCCTGCAACCAGCTTTCGGTCCGTTTGCGCTCGGTCACGTCACGAACCGAACCGATGGTCGCCGTCGTCCCGCGATACGTCGTCGCACGCACCGAGAAGTTCCCGTATCTGATCTCCCCGTCCTTCGTTCGGAACCGAGCGTCGTAGGTCGAAACCTCGTGCGTGCCGTTCATCCGATTCTCGGCGATGGCCCTGCACGCGGTCGTGGTCGTCCGGATGTAAGAGCGACCAAACGTCCATTCCGCGCAGTTCGTCGTCGGTGTAGCCGGTTATCTCGCAGGCCCGTTCGTTGACGAACGCGAACCGGTCGTCCTGATAGATGTACACCGCGTCGTGACTGCCCTCCACGACCGTCCGATAGCGCTCCTCGCTCTCCTGAAGCGCGCGTTCGGTCCGCGCCGAGTGAACCACACTTTCGATTCGATTGGCGAGGATGGCGTATCCGTCGGTCGAGATACCCTTCTGTAGGTAGTCGGTGACGCCCGCCGAAATCGCCCGACTCGCGATCGTTTCGCTCCCCGTGTCCGTAAAGAGGATGAACGGAAGGTCGGGAAACTCCTCGCGGACCGATTCGAGCAGGGAAAGGCCGGTCGTGTCGGGTATCTCGTACTCCGAGACGACGCAGTCGATCCCGCCCTCGCGGAGAATAGAAAGCGCGTCATCGCCGGACGACGCGGTTCGAAGTCGAAGCTGGTTCGACTTCCCTTCGAGGGACGTCGCCGCAAGGTCGAGCACGTCGGGGTCGTCGTCCACGTGAAGGACGGCGATAGGTGCCATCTCGCCCATGTCTCAATTTCGTTCGATAACTGGCGCATAGTGCCATAATGATTATGTTTACTGAGTTGAATTTCGACGCCGAATCGGAGCGGCACACAGGTTTATCCGCGTCAATCGCTTCCGTTCGAACGAGGGATCATGTTCGACGACAGAACGGATGCGGGGACGCTACTCGGCTCCCTCGTCGCACGTGAAGGGGTGGACGCGGACGTCGTGCTCGCCATTCCACGCGGTGGGCTCCCCATCGGCCGACCGGTCGCGGACGCGCTCGACATCCCGTTCGACGTCGTGGTGGCGAAGAAATTGGGGGCACCCGGAAACCCGGAACTGGCGATAGGGGCCGTCGGGGCGGACGGGAGCGTCTGGCTGAACGACGACCTCATCGATCAAATCGGCGTCGGCGAGACGTACCTCGAATCGGAACGGGAGCAAAAGAGCGAGGCGGCCCGCGAGAAGGAGCGTCAGTATCGAGGGGAGGGCCAAATTCCGGCGGTCGAAGGCAAACGCGTCCTCGTCGTGGACGACGGCGTGGCGACGGGCGCGACGACCATCGCGTGTCTCAGACAGGTGAAAAAGGCGGGGGCGAGTTACGTCGCCCTCGCCGTACCGGTCGGGTCGCCGAGTTCCATCGAGGGGTTGCGCGGCGAGGCCGACGACGTGTTCTGTCTGGAGACGCCGTTTCAGTTCGGCGCGGTCGGACAGTTCTACCGGGTGTTCGAACAGGTGCCGGATGAAGTGGCGAAGACGTATTTGGATGGATGAAGCGGTTCGAATACCGCAAACAGAGGTAATAAAGTAGACATATATTTATAATTAGAATATTCAATAACCCATGGAACATGCGTATCGGCGAATCCAGCCAGTCCAAGATCGGAGATCGTGGAAACAATCTCCGAGCTGGGAGGTTATTTGAAATATTGGAAGCGTTCACCATCGAGTTAGAGCAGCGAAACGGTGCCGACTACGCGAAGTCCATTCTAAAAGGGGACACACTCACTGGTACAAAAATCGGTCAGAAACCGGAACGTTTCGGCGAGAAACATCTGATCAAGCCGTGTCTGCGAGCACTCGGGTATGAGAAATACAGACCACAACCAACCGGAATACCGGGAATCGAACGGAAGGCACCGGACTTCCAATTAGAACCGGAGAGGAATGATTTCGTCATCATCGGCGAAATCAAGAAGCCGAACGAAATCCGTTCTGCTCGCAAGGAGTCGTTCGACTACCTCGATGACATCGAACGTCCAGCCGCTGGAATCGCAACCGACGGCTTTACGTGGATTTTGCATACGACACGGGGTAAAAATGGCCGTCCTCGATACCACCGACAACACGGTATGAATACGCCAAAAAAGCGGCTTCGACTCGAATATTTCTACGATGATAGCGACCGGAGGAGACGACGGAGAATACGCGAAGACCTTTCCTACCTCGTCGAGGAATTCGAGAAGCGAGCGCTGCTTGGTCACTTCAAATAGTAACTAATGTGGGATCAGGAAACCAAATTTCGTTGCCAGCTGTATCGAACTGGATACCATCAGTAATTAAGCTCACACAAACCACATCTAGGCAACATGAACGACGGCGAGAACGATTTCTGGTATCCTTCCGTGGAGGATATCAGGATACTCCATGACGAAATCGTGGAGGAGGACGAAGACTCAGAACCGGGTATCAAAGATCCGGATCGAATCAGTTCTGCCGTGGACTACATTCAGCATGGCCACTTTGGACAAGTACCCGAGACGATTCACGAGAAGGCGTTTCACTTGATGCGACTCATCACTGCGAACCATTGGTTCGTGGATGGAAATAAGCGGACAGCACTGAACACCGTCGAAATGTTCTATCTTTTTAACGGGTACGAATTAGATACCGATGACCATCTTCGATCGATTCTGAAGGAGTTTGCAATACGAGAGGACGATGTGGATCAAGATGAAGTGATCCGATATCTTATCGAAAGGACGGAAAATACACAGTTTGACTGGGACGAGATAACAGTAGGCCAATTCATAGCGACGATAATCATCGCCAAAGTCATAGAATCATACCGTGAAAATCCGGACGCGTATCAACCATTCATTGACAGGAAGCACACCTCGGAGGAGGCAGAGGACGAAGAAAGTGACCAGAACTGTTAACAGGATCGATAGCTGAATTTCAAGTATAATGGCAGCAGAAGGGAGCAACGGCAAAAACCTGATGGAGCAAACCCTGGACAAGATTCGCGAACGATACCGGGAAGACTACGGCGAAGAGCCACCGGAAAAACTGATCGAGGACGCCCGCCGTGAGATATTACGTCAAAAAGCGAAACAGACTCGCGACGAGCACCGCGACATCTACGACGCGCTCGCCAAAGAGTAAATTCCCGCATGTTGCCTTCAGAACGCCAGTAACTAGTTCAGTCCCCCGGATACCTGTTCGGATTCGATTTCGTCACTCCGATGTCTCCAATTGGGTCCGCGAACAGTCGTTGCCCGAAGTTCCGGCCAAAATACCGACTCGATCACTTCCCCGTACTGTTGCCATACCTACGACACAACCCCGTCCAAAATCGCATGACGCCGACCGACAATCTTTTGTTACTTTCGATTCAGAAACAGACAATCATGAAAGACCAAAACTGCGATTAACGCTCGGTATGGGCGTCATTAACGATGAATATGGATGAGTGATTACCGTACCATATTCCGAAACGCTTAAGTACGCTTCGTCCTAACTCCTGGTTAGGAACTAAGCTTCCGGGATTCTTTGGGTTTTCCCTACCGGGAGCCTCCGCCAACGCACCACCATGACTACAACCAAAATCCAACGCTACAGCGAGTCCGGTGTATCGACCCACGAACGGGAACACGAGGACGAGCAAGAACACGAACACGAGGAGGGAACCTGTCCCGAGTGTGGCGGAAACGTCGTCACCGACGAAGGTCACGGCGAAACCGTCTGTGCCGAATGTGGCCTCGTCGTCGAGGAGGATTCCGTCGACCGCGGTCCGGAATGGCGAGCATTCGACTCCAAGGAGAAGGACCAGAAGTCCCGCGTCGGCGCGCCGACGACGAAGATGATGCACGACAAGGGGCTCTCGACCAACATCGGGTGGCAGAACAAGGACGCCTACGGTAACACCCTCGGCGCCGCGCCAGCGCGAGAAGATGCAGCGGCTCCGAACGTGGAACGAGCGCTTCCGCACCCGCGACAGCAAGGAGCGCAACCTGAAGCAAGCGCTCGGCGAAATCGATCCGCATGGCGAGCGCGCTCGGCCTCCCGAAGAACGTACGAGACCGCGAGCGTCATCTACCGCCGCGCGCTCGACGACGACCTCCTGCCGGGGCGTTCCATCGAAGGCGTCGCGACCTCCGCGGTGTACGCGGCGGCGCGTCAGACCGGCGTCCCGCGCAGTCTGGACGAAGTCGCGGCCGTCAGCCGCATCGACGAGATGGAGTTCAAACGCACCTACCGCTACATCGTGCGCGAACTCGGTCTCGAAATCCAACCCGCCGACCCGCTGAGCTACGTCTCCCGGTTCGCGTCGGACCTCGACATCAGCGACGAATCCGAGCGACGGGCGAACGAGTTGCTCAAGACGGCGAAAGAACAGGGAGTCCACGAGCGGCAAATCGCCCGTCGGCCTCGCGGCCGCAGCCGTCTACGCTGGCTCCCTGCTCAGCAACGAGAAGGTAACGCAGTCGGAAGTGAGCGACGTCGCCAACGTGAGCGAAGTGACGATTCGGAATCGGTATCAGGAACTTCTCGAAGCGGGCCAGGATGGCATCGCGGCCTAAATCGAGAACTGCATTTTCGGCATTTTCAGAAACGCCGTTTCGTACCCCTCGTGACGTGAGATCGTGGGCGGCGAGTCCACTTTCACGGTGAGCGTGTCGCCCTTCTGAACGCTTTTCACGTCCGCACCGTAGTGAAACCCGATGTCGGGGTCGATGGTGGCGTTCAGTACGTCGTCGAACACCGTCTTACCGCCCCGTTTCAACGTCGCCGACAGCGACATCATCGGAATCGGATAGCGGCGATACGGCGTTCGCGGCGAGACGAGCAGGTACGTGTTGTCCGCCAGGTCGCTGTTCTCGTCGGTCGTGACGAGGAACTTCGCGTCGCCGCTGGAGTTCGCGCCGACGAACTCGCCGGGCAGGTCGGCCTTTTTCGGAACGTGGCTCATCGGCATGTCCATCTGCATCTGCTGAACGGCACCCTTCTGCCCTTTCTTGTTGTCGAGGCGCGTGAACGGAATCTTTTCTAGCGTGTCCTTGTCAAACGTGAACGACGTCGAGAGGGTCGCTCCCTTCCCGAACTGGCCTTCCAGTGCGCCCGTTCGGCGGACGTTCAGACCGCCGACTTTCACCTTCGCCGTGTACTTCCCCTCGCCATCGAGGCCCATATTGTCCCCGAAGTGAAAACCCATGTTCTGTGAGAGCATAGGCCACATCGTCCGGGTGGCGCTCCAGTCGTCCTTCGAGAGATCGATTTGAACGTTTCCGCTCGGGAGCACCGTCTTCGTCTTCGAGTCCCAGACCGACGCCATCAGGTGCAGGTCGTCGTCGTCCTTGATCGAGACCTTCTTCTCGTCCTGTGCCGTCCCGCCGCTCATCAGCCAGAAGCGGTGGGGATAGGAGTAGAACACGGCCGCCCGATACCGTCCGCTTTTCGCCATTCCGCCCATCTGCATGCCCTCCTTGTGCGTCGGGATGTACACCGCGTCCGGGCGGTTTTTGACCAACGGCGGCGCTTGTGGCATCACCTTCGTTTTGAACAGACCGGAACAACCCGCCAGCGATGTGGCACCGAGGAGACCGGTCGTCCGCAGAACGCTACGGCGTTCATCGGCTTGAAGTTACGACCCGCAGCGAAAAGGGGTTCTGGTACGGTAGTCGAAAAGGGTAGGGAGGTTTCGTACCGCTGAACCAAATCAGTTTCCAGACAAGTAGTATATTCGTGGAAGAATACCGTTCAACTATGACGGAGATATTCGTCAGGAAGCAAAAGATACACCCCGGCAAAACGAACCGTCTCAGGGAACTACTCGGTGCAATTATCTCCGAAGCGATGGAGGACGTGGAGGGGGTGCTCGAAATTTGGAACGCCGAAACGCTCCAGACGCTCTCGCTGTTTATCGAACACGGCGATAACACGGACTATCTAGTGTGGTACATCGAGGCGGAGGACATGGAAGCACTAATCGAAGCGCGAGAGACTTCGACCCACCGACTACACGACATCGAAGACGAGTTGATGGAAGCGACGCTCGAAAGTGCGGAGAGCGTCAACCATTTCGAACCGTTAGTACACGGCGTGAATCCGAACCGTTCGCGGGAATTCTACCTCGGATAGCGCTGTTACGGATTCGCCGTCGGGAGCGACCGCAGGGCACGCGGCGGAACGAGGAAGTTGCCGCGACGGGTCACCGTCATGTAC belongs to Haladaptatus sp. R4 and includes:
- a CDS encoding FtsX-like permease family protein yields the protein MVVRGVRFGSFANVSDATLVRGRRPHGPDEAVVGTDLARTLGLSTNDSVTLGGSTTPGLDRVKIVGEYAAPGPYDRPTARLAPDGATSGERPTGERADGSNRDPTRRNRNVGEQRKRQRRYRRRRRLRTGASTAERLDSDPSATAKYRLVAGESCSFGSRRRPKPHDHRLARRRRTARGPRPPSGGTTRHRTDFRRGTTPHGSRRLRRRDRNSGSSRPRTAEHRSTRARRGREWKPGDERDRFRRKRGGMKTGPNGTVRVHLGDSGPATIRATAGDRSATTTVRVSRSASRLPVGRLQVQPDRPTLLGRPTARLAVSNPWNETISRRVAVVSGSQRFTRNLTLGPGEQRTVTPQLDRRSPGSYAVTAAVDGRTIARTNYRVVGDDRVVSALANSGRSGGTGISRAITTAFGDLNLLIGVFVCLAGVMTVGSTTATVAYTVHSRRQVVGVHRATGASPLRILSLVLLDAITVGTVATILALVVAVVAVSLLAEAGLLVLYGVRITPLLTPRVAASVVAGGIGVMCLSALLVAFALLRTTPDSLLSGYRVDGDPERGTRR
- a CDS encoding FtsX-like permease family protein, producing the protein MGYRRLLLTRWTRRDALAVLVVIVTVAFLTGVTLVVLAAGTQTTSIAKEYDAGGHATYYDSVGAARTHADGDALVLPVASVTKPDGTSTFVVGVSCRQATKFRQGTQYSVPCPPDSGVSSGRVASETTRHVEGSQGGETVRVHPRHSENAVLPPYWYVAHESVVSDLGRTGAFVVEPSGSGGASGAVSGTVPLRSALPFFLAGIRQVLTVLAITAAGTSVLVGVTVYGVTRMHTEDRRRAIRVIRATGGEARRIVRLYGLRAGAITAAGTALGYAVGVVATTSSSTRPSIWASRPRWRFA
- a CDS encoding DUF1616 domain-containing protein codes for the protein MTERTPLTRFHVTLNDGKRKRTSYTVPPSVTGNHRRIAFLLYENRVPATPTADNAAQETHLWVTPPNGSGDASNKGARG
- a CDS encoding DUF1616 domain-containing protein, encoding MSDTSGPRRVLRPPLDLVFVDVLSVVAAAAPFVPLLGAGPIRLVVTLPLLLFLPGYATIEALFPEPTTGDERFGSVERFAFAVGTSVLVVAALALALDYGGMGIRAVPVLFSTCAFTIVASAVAAIRRRTVDPERDGIAPRRFRDGLTGIRAPETRLDGALNVVLVVLILASVVSVGVALGGLGHTESYTSMSLLTKNGSETVAADGGSRNLLVGIDNHENHRVRYTVVVQRQRVAADDRRR
- a CDS encoding sensor histidine kinase KdpD, encoding MYRSTGKREHLTRVERAHERMANIVKDVLTLARQGRTVNETRPISGETVATNAWASVETGPATLDSSWNSIINADASRLQQLLENLFRNALDHGRPDVTIRVGELTGVVEDGGLRQKTATGDAAAGFFVEDDGPGIPQAARKTVFESGYSTAESGTGLGLTIVRQIAEAHGWEVSLVAADDGGARFEFAGVEPMNE
- a CDS encoding PAS domain-containing protein, giving the protein MTEQVRMKEERDEILSRMTDAFLAFDEEWRFTYVNEQAEEIMNRTAPEIIGEVVWDVFPEAVETRFYDDNHEAMRVQEPMTFEEHFEPFDSWFEVNVYPSSNGVSVYLRDVTERKNREATLEALHNATRTLMQAETSAAVSEIAVRVARDVLDLPVTAIWDCEDSTVRLVARTEQHRAAYGESVPEADREAIADAFEANETVVRKLHHGDVESEALVPLGARGVMSFAAERLDDFDVYHAQLLAANTAAALDRAEREDERTAHQRELERQNERLEEFASVVSHDLSETP
- a CDS encoding response regulator, yielding MAPIAVLHVDDDPDVLDLAATSLEGKSNQLRLRTASSGDDALSILREGGIDCVVSEYEIPDTTGLSLLESVREEFPDLPFILFTDTGSETIASRAISAGVTDYLQKGISTDGYAILANRIESVVHSARTERALQESEERYRTVVEGSHDAVYIYQDDRFAFVNERACEITGYTDDELRGMDVWSLLHPDDHDRVQGHRRESDERHARGFDLRRSVPNEGRGDQIRELLGACDDVSRDDGDHRFGS
- a CDS encoding phosphoribosyltransferase; translation: MFDDRTDAGTLLGSLVAREGVDADVVLAIPRGGLPIGRPVADALDIPFDVVVAKKLGAPGNPELAIGAVGADGSVWLNDDLIDQIGVGETYLESEREQKSEAAREKERQYRGEGQIPAVEGKRVLVVDDGVATGATTIACLRQVKKAGASYVALAVPVGSPSSIEGLRGEADDVFCLETPFQFGAVGQFYRVFEQVPDEVAKTYLDG
- a CDS encoding type II toxin-antitoxin system death-on-curing family toxin, encoding MNDGENDFWYPSVEDIRILHDEIVEEDEDSEPGIKDPDRISSAVDYIQHGHFGQVPETIHEKAFHLMRLITANHWFVDGNKRTALNTVEMFYLFNGYELDTDDHLRSILKEFAIREDDVDQDEVIRYLIERTENTQFDWDEITVGQFIATIIIAKVIESYRENPDAYQPFIDRKHTSEEAEDEESDQNC
- a CDS encoding iron transporter codes for the protein MPQAPPLVKNRPDAVYIPTHKEGMQMGGMAKSGRYRAAVFYSYPHRFWLMSGGTAQDEKKVSIKDDDDLHLMASVWDSKTKTVLPSGNVQIDLSKDDWSATRTMWPMLSQNMGFHFGDNMGLDGEGKYTAKVKVGGLNVRRTGALEGQFGKGATLSTSFTFDKDTLEKIPFTRLDNKKGQKGAVQQMQMDMPMSHVPKKADLPGEFVGANSSGDAKFLVTTDENSDLADNTYLLVSPRTPYRRYPIPMMSLSATLKRGGKTVFDDVLNATIDPDIGFHYGADVKSVQKGDTLTVKVDSPPTISRHEGYETAFLKMPKMQFSI
- a CDS encoding DUF6176 family protein translates to MTEIFVRKQKIHPGKTNRLRELLGAIISEAMEDVEGVLEIWNAETLQTLSLFIEHGDNTDYLVWYIEAEDMEALIEARETSTHRLHDIEDELMEATLESAESVNHFEPLVHGVNPNRSREFYLG